In Deltaproteobacteria bacterium, the genomic window TGCCCGATGGGGGGGCGAAGAGTTTCTGCTCCTGCTCCCTGAGACGGACTCGAAGACCGCCGTAGCAGTAGGCCAAAAGCTGATAGAAACGGTCCGGGGGAGTATCATTGAACATCCGGATAATCCGATAAGACTTACGGTCAGTCTGGGAATTTGCACCTTCCAGCGGAACCAAACCATCGACGAATGCATCCGGTCGGCCGACCAGGCCCTGTACGAGGCGAAGGCCGTGGGGAGGAACCGCCTGGCCGTTCGTCAGTAATAGTCAGAAAGCAAGCCCAACCTTGTCGTTTCAGCCGCCCCCTCTCTCGGCGCCCGTCAGGGGATTGAACTTACAATGAACTGAAAAAGAAAGTAAGGAGAGCAACCATGAACGACCATGATCTAATCGATCTGGCTGATTTAAATTATGCCGAATCCATAAGGGAAGTAGCCCGCTGGAGGGCCGATAGTGAGATCATCGAACAAAATGATCTCCTGCTGGTCGCCGGAGGAGGCAAGACGCCGGTAACCAATTCTGCCATGCCCCTGGGTAACCAGGCCGGTCCGCCGGCCGATGCTCTGTTGGAGCGGGTCAGGGGCTATTTCGGCAACAAAAGCATCGGCTACAGCTTTCGTCTACGACGCCATCTGGAT contains:
- a CDS encoding GGDEF domain-containing protein, which gives rise to MPLAIIDYSVSPRSLIEMARLLKQNLRKEDGCARWGGEEFLLLLPETDSKTAVAVGQKLIETVRGSIIEHPDNPIRLTVSLGICTFQRNQTIDECIRSADQALYEAKAVGRNRLAVRQ